One Streptosporangium becharense genomic window, CTGGCCCGCATGCTCAAGCCCCGCGCGGGAGCGGTGCATCTGGACGGGAGCGTGATCACCTCCCTGCCCTCCAAGGAGGTGGCGCGCAGGCTGGGCCTGCTGCCGCAGAGCTCGATCGTGCCCGACGGCATCACGGTCGCCGACCTGGTGGGCCGGGGCCGCTACCCGCACCAGCGGATGATGCGCCAGTGGTCCCGCGAGGACGAGGTCGCGGTGACCACGGCGATGGCGGCGACCGATGTGACGGACCTGGCGGACCGCTGCGTGGACGAGCTCTCCGGAGGCCAGCGCCAGCGTGTCTGGCTGGCCATGGCCCTGGCCCAGGAGACGCCGATCCTGCTGCTGGACGAGCCGACGACCTTCCTCGACATCGCCCACCAGATCGAGGTGCTCGACCTCTGCGCCGACCTGCACGAGCAGGGCAGGACCCTGGTGGCGGTGCTGCACGACCTGAACCAGGCCTGCCGCTACGCCACCCACCTGATCGTGATGCGCGACGGCCGGATCGTCGCCGAGGGCGACCCCGCCTCGGTGGTGACGGCCGAGCTGGTGGAGAAGGTCTTCGACCTGCGCTGCGAGATCATCGAGGACCCGCAGAGCGGTACCCCGCTGATCGTCCCCGAGTCGCGCCGTCAGGTCCGCGCGCGAACCCGGACCTGACGCCGGAGCACCCGGCACCGGGACGGGAGGCGGCCCCGACCGCCGGGGCGGGTGCGGATCCCGGCATCGAGACGCGGACGGGGTCGGCCCCGGCACCGGGACGCGGACGCGGATCCCGGCACCGGGGCGGGGTGCGCGGACGCGTACCCCGCCCCGGCCCGGATCAGAGCTCGCCGCTCTCGATCGCCTGCTTGAGCGCCGCCTGCGTCACCTCATGGGAGGCGACGCCGTTGGTGACGGCGAAGTCGATCAGCGAGGTGTCCGCGTCGAAGGTGAGGTGCTCGGTGACCTTGGTCCTCCCGCCGTCCAGCGGAGTAAAGACGATCTTCTGGTGCGTGACGACGTTGGGCTGTGACCAGGTGTCCGTCTCGTAGTAGAGCTCGTCCTGGTGAATCCGCTGCTGGGCGTGCGTGTTGCTGACGACGATCTGGCCCTGATAGGGGATCTCCTCGACGGCCGTGAAGTTGATGTAACGCGTGTCGTCCCGGCACCAGTCCTTGTGGGTGACGACCCGCTTCAGGAACGAGTGCATGCCGAGGTGGTTGTTGATGTTCGAGTACGCGGTGAACACCTGTTCCGCCGGGGCGGCGATCTCGATGGAGATGCTGGTCTTGACCCGCTCGCGGCCCGAGCCCGGCAGAGGCGGCGGCGAGGCGTCGGAGAACCTGTAGGTGTCCCACGTGGTCTGCCACTCGGCGGCGAGCACGGGGTCGGTGTCGGCGGTGCCGGCGTGCGCGGGGGCGGAGAGCGCGGTGAGGACGAAAGCAGCGGCGAACAGCTGAGCCGCGAGAACTCGGAGGAGCTTCTTCACGTATACCTCAAGGGGAGACAGTAGGTGCAATGATCTTCTATCGCATCCGTACCGCGGCGGAGAACACTCCGCGCCGAAGAGATCGGCAGACCTCACCGCACCGACCACGGCCTGTCACCCGGAGTTGGGGACAAGCCGGTGCGCTTCCCCCGTTCCCATAAACTTCTAGCCGTGGGTGACCCGAAGTTCGAGATTCAGATGCTCCACGACCGCGTCATGGTCAAGACCGAGCAGCAGGCCGAAGAGCGGCGCAGCACCGCCGGTATCGTCATCCCGGCGACGGTGAAGATGGCCAACCGCCTGGTCTGGGGTGAGGTCTGCGGCGCGGGCCAGAACGCCCGCACGGTCAAGGTGGGCGACAAGGTCCTGTTCAATCCCGAAGACCAGTACGAGGTCGAGGTCCACGGGCAGATCTACCTGGTCATGCGCGAGCGCGACCTGCACGCCATCGCCACCCAGCAGACCGACAACGGCACCGGCCTGTATCTGTGACACGCCCCGGGCACCCGGCTCACCGGCCGACCACCACTCCCCTGCGCAGGTCCGCGGGGTCGTAGGCCACGGTCAGCTCGCTGCCCCGCGGGGGCGGGGTGAAGGTCAGGTGCTTGAACGACAGGCCGGGCACCTCGGGCGACTCGATGTGCACGCGCATCAGCCGCCGTCCCTGGATCCTGCCGTGGCCGTCGTAGATCCCGGTGACGACGCCCCTGGCCCGCAGTCCGTACTCGCCCAGGAACCGCCGCTCGCGATCGCGCCTGCCGAAGTGCACGGCCAGGGCGACGGTGACGACGGCGGCGACCGCCCCGAGGGAGCAGGCGACGACCCCCACGGCCATGTCCGTCCCACTCCCCGTCGAGAGCCGATGGCCCAGCAGCTCGGGGACGAGGAAGCCGACGCCCACCGGCAGCCACATGATGTGCAGGCCGGGGATGAGCAGGAAGGGGCGGAAGGTCTTCGCGTATCGCATCTCGATCACGGCAGGACCCTAGGCTCCCCGCCCTGCGCCTTTCTTGCAGCGCGCTTTCAGCCGTTCCGCGTCTCTCGCGGCGCCATGCGCACCCGCTCTGCGGACACGACCCCGCCCGCGCGGGTGGTTCGTCACCGCCGGGTGTAGCTGAGGTAGACCCGGCGGTTCCAGTCGTCGGCGGACATCGCGGCCAGCACCCGGGTGGGGGTGCCCCTGAGGTCGGACAGGACGACGCGGTAGACGTCGCCCGCGCGGACGACCGCGATGAAGTGCTTCTCGTCCCACCAGCCCCACAGCGCCTTCGGTTTGATACCGGGCACCTTGGCGGCGAGCTTGCCCGAGGTGCGGTCCCACACGCAGACGTGCTCGGCGTAGGTGGACGGGCACCAGGTCATCAGCCCGCGTCCGGAGGGGGTGAAGACGTCCTCACCACCGCCGGGCCGTCCGGTCTTGGCGAACGTGCGGCGGACCTCGCCGTCCGGCCCGTAGAAGCGGGTGCCGCCGCGGTACTCGGCCACCAGCTCGGCGCCGTCGGAGCTCCACCGGAACCGCGCGGCCGGGTCGACGTTCGCCACGGTCACGGTCTTGGCGGTCTTCGCGACCGCGTCGACGATGACGAACCCGGAGGTCACCCAGGCGGTGCCGCTCTTCCGCTCGACGGTCAGCACCGCCTTGGCCCCGTTCCGGCTCCAGTGGACGTAGTGCGCGACGAGGGGCTTGCGGACCGTGCGGATCCTGGTGCCCCTGGAGGTCGCCGGGTCGAGCAGGACGACCGAGTCGTACCCGCCGTTGTAGGAGGCGGGGACCGCCAGGGCCTTGCCTCCCTTCGGGGCGGTCGTGATCTCCTGATAGGCGCTCTGCAAGGTGAACCCGGCGCCCTTGCGGAGGTAGGCCGCCTTGCCGAAACCGTAGGAGGTCACCCTGAGCGGGTCCGCGGAGTCTTCCCTGACGGTCACCCGGGTGCCGGGGAGCGCGAGGTCGACGGGGGCGGCGTGCGCGGCCGGCGGGGCCGACACGGCCACCGGGACCGCGATGACGGAAAAGGCGAGCAACCGGTAAATCCCAGGAGTCACAGCCACGGCGGCATCCTAGGACGGAAATCCGGCAAGATCTTGATCTAGAACAAACCGGTTGGGAGAAGTGTGAATCCCACGATCACCGGTGATGTTCCGGCGATTAACCGATTGAATCCCCAAGTGGCGGGAAGTGCGCGGGAACCGGGCGGCCGGAATAACCCATTCCGAGCGCGGAACCCCTCCGGGACGACGCGGCCAGGCACGACGGCACAGTCGGCCCCTGACCCGAGATCGGATCCGGCGGTGCCGACGGGCCCGGCGAGGACGCCGGCCGGCACAGGGCGGCGGCCCACAAAGGACGCCGGTCCGCAAAAGGCGGCGGTCCGCACAGGACGGCGATTTAACGGTCACGAATTTCGCGGTCACGAATTTCACGCCGCCCGCACCACATTTTACGGACCCCCCATATCCCGGGAAGCATAATCTCCGGGGCCGGGAAGGAAGAACTCCGGCACGCGATTCCCGATCGGGAGGCGGCTGGACATCACCGGTCGACATCCCCTCACGCGGACCGTACCGTACGCAGTACGACTCAGCTACGGTGGTCCTGACGTCGAGAAGGTGGAGACTGTTCCCGTGAGTGGAAAGAAAGCGTCGGAGGCCGATCCGGCACGCAGCCTGGCCTTGCTCTGGGGGTCGCATAACAAACCGGGGCGATCCGGGCTGACGGTGCGCTCGATCGTGCTGGCGGCCATCGAGCTGGCCAATGCCGAGGGGCTCGACGCCGTCTCCATGCGCCAGGTCGCCGAACGGCTGGGGGTCGGGACCATGTCCCTGTACACTCACGTCCCCGGCAAGGGCGAGCTGGTCGACCTCATGGTCGACACCGCGTACGGGGATCTCTACACCGACGTGGACGCCCCCTCGCGGCAGCCCGGCGGATGGCGGGGTGCGCTCTCGTTCGTCGCCGCCCGCAACTGGGACCTCTACCAGCGCAACCCCTGGCTGATGCAGATCGCCGACCTCCGTTCCACCCTCGGCCCGAACGCCACGCTCAAGTACGAGGCGGAACTACGCCCGCTGGACGGCATCGGCCTGTCCGACGTGGAGATGGACTCCGTCCTGACCCTGGTCCTGAGCCATGTCGAGAGCACCGCCAGGACCAAGGTCAACCAGACGCAGGTGCAGCGGGACACCGGGATGACCGACGCCGAGTGGTGGGTGTCCAGCGCCCCGCTGCTCGCCAAGGTCATGGACGCGGCCCGCTTCCCCGTCGCCTCGCGCGTCGGGCAGGCCGCGGGCGAGGCGTACCAGTCGGTCGCCGACCCCGCCCACGCGCTCGCCTTCGGCCTGGAACGCATCCTGGACGGGGTGGCCGAGCTGATCGGAAGCCGGACACGCCCCTGACCCGGTCGGGAACCGAACACCCCTGACCGGGTCAGGAATCGAACACCCCTGACCGGGTCAGGAATCGAACGGGGTCAGGAACTCGCGAGGCCTGAGCGCCCGGGAGACGATGCGGACGTCTCCGATCCACCCGTAGTACCCCTGACCGTACTTCTGGGCGAACTGGGTGCCGCCGATCGCGAACGGCTTGCCCAGCGTGGAGATGCCCTTCGACCGCTGCGTCGGGTTGCGAGCGATCTTCGACCCGTCCACGTAGACCACCGTGCGCCGCCCGTCGTTGACGACGGCCACGTGCGTCCACCGCCCGACGGGCAGCGCGTGACTCCACGACGTGGGGTCCGCGTCGCGGTCGGTGGGGTAGACGACGTACTGCAGGAACCGCTCCGGGGAGAGGTTGAGGCTGCAGGTCGGCTCGTCCTGCGACCAGCCGCTCGTCTTGCCCGCGTCGCCGCTGCGGCCCTCCCAGCTCAGGATGCCCATCCAGGCGTGGTCGCCCTCGAAGGGTTCGGGGAGCTTGATGAACGCCTCGATCGTGTATCCCGACTCGAACTTCATGCTGTTGAGCGGGGCGGCGGGCCCGGTACGCAGGACCGCGCCGCGGTCGGGGTTCTTGCCGCCGTCGAAACGGAGGCTCGCGTGCGCGGGCTGGCCCTCGTGGTGCTCGGCCGACCACTTCAGCACCTCCGCCGCACTGGCGTGCAGCAGCTCCACGGTGAGGTCGTTGCCGCCGCCGGTCAGGTCCCGCGCGACGGCGCCGGCCGGGACGACGCCGCCGTCCGTCCCCGCGCTCTGCAGCCCGGAGGCGTCGAAACGCCAGTACGCCACCGTTCCCCTCGGCATCACCGCGCTCGCCGGTCGCGGCTCGGGGAGCACCCGCGGCGCGAAGCCGGCGAACCGCTCGTCGAAGTCGATCTGGAGGCTGAACCGGTCGGCCGGACCGGTCAGTTCGAGGTTCTCGGCCTCCAGCGGGGTCCGGTCCTCCGGGTCGCGGTCGAGCAGCCAGGGCGAGAACGTCTCGACGTCGATCACCTTGCGGGCGAGGTCGAACGTGTAGAGGCGGATCATCGCGGCGCCGCCGTAGTAACGGTCCTGGTAGTTCGCGATGTGGACGTGCACGTCGTGGCCGGCGTCGTTCTTCAGGACGGTACGGCCCGGCGGCCAGTAGTGGCCGTTGAGGGTGAGGAAGATCTGGTCGTTGCGCCGGATGAAACGGTCCCACAGGCGCCGGCCGAAGTCCGACAGGGAGGCCGTACCGGCCTCGTCGGACCAGGCCAGGTCGTGCGTGGTGAGGATGATGGGCAGCTTCGGGTTGGCGTCGACGACACCCTGTGCCCACGCCAGGCCCTTGTCGGAGACCCGCCAGTCGAGCGCGAGCACCAGCCATTCGCGGCCTGCGGCGCGCAGCACGTGGTAGCTGTTGTACCCGTCCGGCGAGGCGCCGCGGAAGGTCGGCATCGCGGCGAACCGGGCCGGTCCGAAGGCCCGCAGATACGCGCTGTCGCCCCGCTGGTCGTCGGTGGACGACCTGACGTCGTGGTTGCCCGCCAGCACGCTGTAGGAGACCTTGCCGTCGATCGCGCGGAACGTGTCGCCCGCGAGCTCGATCTCGTGCTCGCTACCGTGCTCGGTCACGTCGCCGAGGTGTGTCATGAAGGCGATGTTCCGGGCCTTGCGCTGCTCGGTCAGGTAGCGGAAGGTCGCCCGCAACGGGGTCGGGTCGGAGCTGTCCTCGTCGAAGAGGTACTGCGTGTCCGGCAGGACGCCGATCGCGAAGCGCGGGTCGTCCTCGTCGAAACGGCCGGTTCGGACGGAGGCTCCGGCGGCGCTCGCCGGAGCCGCGTCCAGCGCGACGGCGGTCGTCGAGGCGGCGGCGACCGCCGGGGCGGCCAGCGCCGCCCACAGCAGGGAACGACGCCCGACGTCGGGGCGGGAGGGGTCTTCCATGGGGTTCTCCAGGTGCTCACGATCTCGCGTAGCACCGTGGTGGCCGCATGTGGCGCCCCGGTGGCATGCAGGGGAACGGCCGCCCGCCGCGGGTGGAAGCTTTGAAGATCGCCCCTGGGAGGCCGCCGTGCCCGGCCCGACGCGTCGTGTACGCAACCGTGCCGATCACCGGCCGTGCCGGCCCCGCAGGACGGCGACGGCGTCGGCCCGTGCGGGGACTAGCGGGTGAGGAGCTTCTGGGCCTCGACGATCAAGTCGAGGTCGAAGCTGAGCTTGAGGCCGAAGTAGACGATGGCCGTGGCCGTGGCCGCGGCGACGAGGACGACCAGGATCTTGACCGTCCAGCCGCGGCGGGAGAGCCAGGCGGTCCAGCCCGACAGGGTCCGCTTGCCGAACTCCAGCACGCGGTGGGCCCAATGGAACTCGGTGGCCAGCACGGCCAGGCCCGCGAAGACGACCAGCCAGCCGGGGCCGGGGAAGGGCACCATGATCAGGCCGCCGACGACGAGCACGGCGCCGATGACCCCGATGACGATCTTCAGCGTGAGGCGGCCGGTGCGGGTGGACCTGATGCCGTCGAGCCAGCCGTGGATGCCGGAGCGGGGAGCCGCCTCCTCCCGCGACGTTTCACCGGTCTCGATCGGTTGCGCGGTCGCGTCCCGAGGGTTTCGCGCCCCGTCTGAGATCGCCATGCTCTCCCCCGGACAGTCGGTTTCTTCCAGAATAAGGTCGGCCGGCCGGCCGGGCTCCCGCCGCGGCATTACGTGCTCCTTACCGGAGAGACGTGCGATCACACCGCGAGCCGGGATACCTGGTGCGAACATACCGCTTTGCAGGACGTATCACCCAGCACGAGTCTCCCCCGTTCACCCAGCACGAGTCTCCCCCGTCACCCCCAGTACGGGTCTCCCCCGGCACGGTCACCCGCGCCGGGGGAGACCGGCGGGTCAGGAGGCGGTGCAGGTGACCGTGGCCGGGACGCCGTTGGCACCGGTCCAGGTGGCGCCGAAGCCGAAGGCCGTGGCGGCCCCCGCGGCCAGGGTGCCGTTCCAGCTCGCGTTCCGCACGGTGACGTCGGCCCCGGTCTGGGTGTGGGCGCCGCCCCAGAGCTGGGTGACCTTCTGGCCGTCCGGGAACGACCACTTCACGGTCCAGCCGCCGATCGGCGAGGTGCCGGCGTTCCTGACGGTGACCTCACCCTGGAAACCGCCAGGCCAGGAGCCGGTCACCCTGTAGGCCGCGGTGCAGCCGTCCCCGCCGGACGACCCGGGCGGGGTCGTGAAGGTCACCGGCCCGGAGGCGGTGGAGCTGTTCCCCGCGGCGTCACGGGCGATCACATAGAAGGTGTAGGAGGTCTCCGGGGTCAGCCCGGTCAGGGTGAACGACGCCGTGGACGGCGAGCCGACCTTGACGTCCGTCGCCCCCGCCTCGCGGTAGACGTCGTAGCCGGTGACCCCGACGGCGTCGGTCGAGGCGGTCCAGGCCAGTTTCGCGCCCGTCGAGGTGATCGCCGAGGCTTCCGGGGTGCCGGGCCTGGTCGGCGGGACGGTGTCGTCGGGCGGGACGGTGCCCTGTTTGTCGGCGTAGAGGATGCCGCGGCCGTTGGTGCCGAGGTAGACGCGACCATGGATCCGCGGATCGCCGGTGAGGGCCTCGCCCATGTTGCCGTACTGGTGCGCGTCGTCGTTGATCCTCACCCAGCTCTCGCCGGTGTCGTCGGAGCGGAACACACCGGTCACGCCGCCGACCGTGGCGACCGCGTACAGGGCCTGGTAGCTCCTGCCGGGTGCGGCCTTGCCGAACCCGATGTTGACCGCGCTCGTGACGCCGGGCAGCCTGGTGAACGACGCGCCGCCGTTCGTGGAGTGCCAGACGCCGGAGGTGCCGCCGGTGCCGCCGGCCAGCCAGATGTCACCCTCGCGGCCGGGAACGGCCTTGAATTTGACGTTGCCTTCGGCCGGCAGCCCGGTCGCGGCGGTGGCGGCGAACGAGGCGCCGCCGTCCGTGCTGATGTAGAACTTCCCGCCGCTGAAGCCGTAGAAGGTCCCCGGTCTCACCCGGTCGGACTCGACCACGGCCCCGGTGGGCAGGCCGGTGGACGCCTTCCACGTGTTGCCGTACCCCACCGAGTGGTGCACGGCGACGCCCTTCGGCGCCCAGACGAAGCGTGAGCCGTCGGCCGCCGCCGCGACGGTGCCGCCCTCGTCGATCCCGGCGGGCTCGGTGCCCTGGAACCAGTTGGCGCCGCCGTCGGTGGAGAAGGCGACGTGGCTGTCGCCCGGCCGCTCGGAGTCGGTGAAGTTGCCGGCGCGGACCATGACGGACGGGTTGGTCTCGGCGTAGTCGAGGCTGGTGGTGGAGGTGAAGTTCGGCGAGGTGAACATCATGGGCGGGACGGCGTCGAGGTCGGTGTGCCGGAACCCGCCGATGTCGCCCAGGCCGCTGACGAGCGGAGCGCCGGAAGGTGGGCTGACCAGGTCGAGGACGGCGGTCTCCTCCAGGCCCTTCACCATGGGCTTGATGGTGATCTGGCCGCCGGTGTCCCACTTGAGAAGGTCCTCGGTGCCGTAGATGGTGGCGCCGGTGCCGTACATCATGCGGTTGGAGTCGAACGGGTCGATCTCCAGCGACTCGGTCATCCACCCGAGCTTGGGCGAGACCTCGGGTGGCTGCGGGTTGGCCCCGAAGCTCAGCCACGGCGAGGAGGAGATGTCCATCTTGTAGCGGAAGCTACGGTTCGGGTAGGAGGTGAAGTCCCAGATCCGGGTCCAGGTCGCCCCGGAGTCGGTGGAGCGGAAGAAGATCACGTCCGGCCACCAGGAGATCTGGGTGGCGACCATGAGCGTGCCCGGGTCCCGGCGGTCGACGGTGAGGCCGCTGTAGCCGAAGTAGTCGTCGGCCGAGGTGGACGGGATCGGGCTGATCCGGGTCCACGCGCCGGTCCGCGTGTCGAGCTTCCACACGTCCCCCTTGCTCCCGTCGTACGGGCCGCCGGTGTCGCTGGTGGCGATGTAGAGGGTGTGGTTGTCGTGGTCGAGCACGCCCTTGTGCGCGATGTAGCCGGTGGGCTGCCCGGGGACGCGGCTCCAGGTGGTGCCGCCGTCAGCGGAGGCGTAGACGGTGTTCTCCTTGTCGGCGACGCCGACGTAGATCTTCTGCGTCGTGTCGCCGGCGGTCGCCGAGGTGGGGTCGAAGGTCACCCAGACCACGCCGGGACGGTGGCTGAGGTAACCATTGGGGTCGGCCGGGTCCTGCGCGTAGTTCCCCGGGTTGGGGAAACTCGCGACCTTCGCCCAGGTGACGCCCTTGTCGGTGCTGCGCCACA contains:
- a CDS encoding TIGR02611 family protein translates to MAISDGARNPRDATAQPIETGETSREEAAPRSGIHGWLDGIRSTRTGRLTLKIVIGVIGAVLVVGGLIMVPFPGPGWLVVFAGLAVLATEFHWAHRVLEFGKRTLSGWTAWLSRRGWTVKILVVLVAAATATAIVYFGLKLSFDLDLIVEAQKLLTR
- a CDS encoding cellulose binding domain-containing protein — translated: MRRRLFSMLAAVAVACAPAAGAVTGGPAAAASGSAEPAVAAESYEWRNVRIDGGGFVPGIVFNQTEKNLIYARTDIGGAYRWEQSTRTWTPLLDWVGWDRWGHNGVVSLATDPVETDRVYVAAGMYTNSWDPGNGAILRSADKGATWQATPLPFKLGGNMPGRGMGERLAVDPNDNRVLYLGAPDGNGLWRSTDKGVTWAKVASFPNPGNYAQDPADPNGYLSHRPGVVWVTFDPTSATAGDTTQKIYVGVADKENTVYASADGGTTWSRVPGQPTGYIAHKGVLDHDNHTLYIATSDTGGPYDGSKGDVWKLDTRTGAWTRISPIPSTSADDYFGYSGLTVDRRDPGTLMVATQISWWPDVIFFRSTDSGATWTRIWDFTSYPNRSFRYKMDISSSPWLSFGANPQPPEVSPKLGWMTESLEIDPFDSNRMMYGTGATIYGTEDLLKWDTGGQITIKPMVKGLEETAVLDLVSPPSGAPLVSGLGDIGGFRHTDLDAVPPMMFTSPNFTSTTSLDYAETNPSVMVRAGNFTDSERPGDSHVAFSTDGGANWFQGTEPAGIDEGGTVAAAADGSRFVWAPKGVAVHHSVGYGNTWKASTGLPTGAVVESDRVRPGTFYGFSGGKFYISTDGGASFAATAATGLPAEGNVKFKAVPGREGDIWLAGGTGGTSGVWHSTNGGASFTRLPGVTSAVNIGFGKAAPGRSYQALYAVATVGGVTGVFRSDDTGESWVRINDDAHQYGNMGEALTGDPRIHGRVYLGTNGRGILYADKQGTVPPDDTVPPTRPGTPEASAITSTGAKLAWTASTDAVGVTGYDVYREAGATDVKVGSPSTASFTLTGLTPETSYTFYVIARDAAGNSSTASGPVTFTTPPGSSGGDGCTAAYRVTGSWPGGFQGEVTVRNAGTSPIGGWTVKWSFPDGQKVTQLWGGAHTQTGADVTVRNASWNGTLAAGAATAFGFGATWTGANGVPATVTCTAS
- a CDS encoding GroES family chaperonin; this translates as MGDPKFEIQMLHDRVMVKTEQQAEERRSTAGIVIPATVKMANRLVWGEVCGAGQNARTVKVGDKVLFNPEDQYEVEVHGQIYLVMRERDLHAIATQQTDNGTGLYL
- a CDS encoding LamG-like jellyroll fold domain-containing protein is translated as MEDPSRPDVGRRSLLWAALAAPAVAAASTTAVALDAAPASAAGASVRTGRFDEDDPRFAIGVLPDTQYLFDEDSSDPTPLRATFRYLTEQRKARNIAFMTHLGDVTEHGSEHEIELAGDTFRAIDGKVSYSVLAGNHDVRSSTDDQRGDSAYLRAFGPARFAAMPTFRGASPDGYNSYHVLRAAGREWLVLALDWRVSDKGLAWAQGVVDANPKLPIILTTHDLAWSDEAGTASLSDFGRRLWDRFIRRNDQIFLTLNGHYWPPGRTVLKNDAGHDVHVHIANYQDRYYGGAAMIRLYTFDLARKVIDVETFSPWLLDRDPEDRTPLEAENLELTGPADRFSLQIDFDERFAGFAPRVLPEPRPASAVMPRGTVAYWRFDASGLQSAGTDGGVVPAGAVARDLTGGGNDLTVELLHASAAEVLKWSAEHHEGQPAHASLRFDGGKNPDRGAVLRTGPAAPLNSMKFESGYTIEAFIKLPEPFEGDHAWMGILSWEGRSGDAGKTSGWSQDEPTCSLNLSPERFLQYVVYPTDRDADPTSWSHALPVGRWTHVAVVNDGRRTVVYVDGSKIARNPTQRSKGISTLGKPFAIGGTQFAQKYGQGYYGWIGDVRIVSRALRPREFLTPFDS
- a CDS encoding ABC transporter ATP-binding protein; translation: MRLYGSGLTLSYDKRVVATDLDVTIPDGSFTVIIGPNACGKSTTLRALARMLKPRAGAVHLDGSVITSLPSKEVARRLGLLPQSSIVPDGITVADLVGRGRYPHQRMMRQWSREDEVAVTTAMAATDVTDLADRCVDELSGGQRQRVWLAMALAQETPILLLDEPTTFLDIAHQIEVLDLCADLHEQGRTLVAVLHDLNQACRYATHLIVMRDGRIVAEGDPASVVTAELVEKVFDLRCEIIEDPQSGTPLIVPESRRQVRARTRT
- a CDS encoding SRPBCC family protein, whose product is MKKLLRVLAAQLFAAAFVLTALSAPAHAGTADTDPVLAAEWQTTWDTYRFSDASPPPLPGSGRERVKTSISIEIAAPAEQVFTAYSNINNHLGMHSFLKRVVTHKDWCRDDTRYINFTAVEEIPYQGQIVVSNTHAQQRIHQDELYYETDTWSQPNVVTHQKIVFTPLDGGRTKVTEHLTFDADTSLIDFAVTNGVASHEVTQAALKQAIESGEL
- a CDS encoding TetR/AcrR family transcriptional regulator — encoded protein: MSGKKASEADPARSLALLWGSHNKPGRSGLTVRSIVLAAIELANAEGLDAVSMRQVAERLGVGTMSLYTHVPGKGELVDLMVDTAYGDLYTDVDAPSRQPGGWRGALSFVAARNWDLYQRNPWLMQIADLRSTLGPNATLKYEAELRPLDGIGLSDVEMDSVLTLVLSHVESTARTKVNQTQVQRDTGMTDAEWWVSSAPLLAKVMDAARFPVASRVGQAAGEAYQSVADPAHALAFGLERILDGVAELIGSRTRP